A stretch of DNA from Bacillus alveayuensis:
CAACAAGCTGCATGATTTCTGTTTTTAAAAATACAATTAAGAAATTCTGTAGGTTTTTGTATTTTTAAAAAGAGCAATTATGAAATTGGCTCAATTATGAAAATAAGGATATTGTTAAAGGCTCAAGGTTTTTTATGTAAAAACGAAAATCTGTGTTTAAAGGTAAATAATAAGTATGAAAGGAGGAATAGCTGTTCTTATGGGGAATTTTCCAGATTATGAGTATATCCGTTGGGATCGATTAGAAAGTTTTTTAAGGAAATCAATTCCATCCATACCGGATGAGGAAATGCAAATAAAAAAATTTTCTGAAGGGTATTCAAACCTTACTTATTTAATCACGATTGGCAGCTGGGAGGGGGTTTTAAGGAGGCCGCCGTTTGGTGAAATCCCACCTCGTGCTCATGATATGTATCGTGAATATAAGATATTATCCAAAGTTCATCCTGTCTTTCCTTTAGCTCCAAAACCATATGTTTATAGTGAAGGCCAAGACATTATGGAAAGACATTTTTATATTATGGAAAAAAAAGAAGGAATTGTAGTGGACGAACATATTCCTGATTCACTTGGTAGCTCTGAAGAAGTTGGCCCTATTTTATCAAAAAGTTTAATAAACACCTTAATTCAAATGCAATCTATTGACTATCAAAAAGCTGACCTAACAGATATCGGAAAGCCGGATAGATATTTAGAAAGACAAGTCAATGGCTGGATTAATCGATATGAACGATCAAAGACAGAGGAAATTCCACATGTTAAAGAACTGGAGAAATGGTTTCTAAAAAATATGCCACATTCAACGGAATCAACCATTGTTCATAATGATTTTAAATTGAATAATCTCGTTTTAGACGAGCATAATCCAGGGGTTGTAAATGGAGTTTTGGATTGGGAGTTGTCTACGATTGGAGATCCTCTGACCGACGTGGGTTCTACTGTTGCCTACTGGGGGCAATCAGAGGATCCTGACCTAGGTATTCATATTGTTACAAATCAGCCAGGTTTCTATAGCCGTAGAGAATTTGTCGAAGAATATGCTAAACAAAGTAAAAGAGATGTCTCAAATATTAAGTATTATGTATCATTTGGATTTTATAAGCTTGCTGTAATTTTACAGCAAATTTATCATCGTTGGGTAAAAGGTGAAGTAAGAGATGATCGATTCAAAAATTTAAATGTAGCAGTAGCAAACTTAATGGAAATGGCTCAGTTAACAAAGTCTAATCGTATTTTATGAGAATGAAGCAGACAGTTATGAGGGTCATGATGATTTATACCTCCTTTGTGAAGGAAAGGAGAGTATTTGAATCATAGATTTTTAATAAAGGACGAAAGGAAGTGTTTCAATGAATCATGTTTACTTGATTGATGGTGCAAGAACAGCATTCACTGCATTTGGAGGTTCATTTACTAAAATAAATGCCACACTTCTAGGAACCGCTACAGCAAAGGAAGCAATGAAAAGGTCGAAAGTAGATCCTGAACAAATCGATCATGTGATATATGGAAATGTAATTCATACTCAAAAAAGTTCAGCTTATCTGTCCCGGCATATTGGTTTATATAGCGGCATACCAAAAGATGTTCCCGCACTTACTTTAAATCGGTTATGCGGTTCAGGCCTTCAAGCTATTGTATCAGCTGCACAGCTTATTTTATTACAGGAGGCAGATGTTGTGCTTGCGGGTGGTGTAGAGAATATGTCTCAATCACCTTATTCCAATTTTGAACAACGCTTTGGTGGTCCTAAAATGGGTAACTTACATTTTGAAGATATGCTTCAAGCTACATTAACTGATCAGTATACTGGTCACGGGATGGGAATGACAGCCGAAAACCTTGCTGAAAAATATAAGATTACAAGAGAAGAACAAGATGAATTTTCAATCGAGTCCCATCAGCGTGCAGCAAAAGCAGTGGAAGATGGAATATTTAAAGAAGAAATTGTTTCAGTCGAAGTTAAAACAAAAAAAGGCATGATAAACATTGATCAAGATGAACATATTAAACCGAATACAAACATGGAGGCTTTAAGCAAGCTACAGCCGGTATTCAAAAAAGATGGAACTGTTACAGCTGGTAATTCTTCAGGTATTAATGACGGTGCAGCGAGTGTAATTGTTGCTAGTGAAAAGACGGTTAATAAAAATAGATTAAAGCCTTTAGCTAGGATCGTATCATGGGCTGTTGCCGGTGTAGACCCAAACATTATGGGTATTGGACCAGTTCCAGCTATACAAAAAGCATTGAATTTAGCAAACCTCACATTAAAAGATATAGATTTAGTGGAGGTAAATGAGGCTTTTGCTGCCCAATATTTAGCTGTTGAAAAAGAGCTAGGTTTAGATCGCGAAAAGACAAATGTTCATGGTGGTGCCATAGCACTTGGTCACCCTGTTGGGGCTAGTGGTACTAGAATATTGTTATCGGCTGCCTATGAATTGAGACGTAGGGACGGACAATATGCTGTTGTAAGCCTATGTATTGGAGGAGGACAAGGGATTGCGATGGTGATCAAAAATGTCTAGATTGCCACTAATTATTGCACCGATGTTTTTGGTATCGACACCGCAACTAGTAATAGAAGCTGGAAGAGCAGGTGTTATTGGAACATTTCCGCTTTTAAATGCGAGACCCGTCGAAAAGTGTGAATTGTGGTTGAGAAAAGTAAAAAAAGAGCTGGGAGATATGCCATGGGGAGTCAATTTTATTTGTCATAGAAAATCAAATATACGGTATAACGACGATCTAGCTCTTATTAAACAATATAAACCTCCGATTGTTATTACTTCTTTAGGTCACCCTGGGCCAGTTATTGACATTGTGCATGATTATGGAGGGAAAGTCTATTCAGATGTAGCTACATTAAAACATGCAAAAAAAGCAGCTGAATCAGGAGTTGACGGACTGATCTTAGTTTGCGCCGGAGCGGGGGGGCACGGAGGAACCATAAATCCATTTGCTTTTATTGGAGCTGTAAAACAATTTTACAATGGAACCATAATATTGGCTGGTGGTATTTCAACTGGCAGGGACATTGCGGCTGCCAAGATGATGGGGGCAGATTATGCCTATATGGGAACAAGGTTTCTTGCTGCGAAAGAAAGTAATGCAAAGGAAGAATATAAGCAAATGGTCATAGATGCAGCAGTGGATGATATCATATATACCAATGCCTTTAGCGGTGTCTATGCCAATATATTAGTACCCAGCCTCCTAAAAGAGGGGATTGACCCGGACACTTTAAAAACAAGGGAAGATGTAGATCTTACTCACTTAGTCAATGTCAAGGCATGGAGGGATATCTGGTCGGCTGGACACGGTGTATCAATTGTGAAAAAACAAGAAACTACTAGAGAAATCGTTGAAAAGCTGATTCAGGAGTATGAGGAAGCAGTGGCCAACTTAATAAGATAAGGCACTCAATTATAAATTTATCCACATATTATTCATCTTTACTCTCTTAAGAATGGTGAGCTGCTATATATGTGTGGTTCACCATTTTGACTGTTATGCTCTTGGTCATATTTTTACGAACAATGCGACATGTTATTAGTTAGCCACTGAAGAAAAGGTCTAGCACGTTAGAACCTAACACAAGTATTTTTTGGGGTTTTTATCTTACCTATGAGGGATTTATAATACTACTCAGCCGAGTGTGTATCCATATTTAGTGGTTGTAGCTAAAGAATTATGGATTCTTCCATGTCAGCAAGGATTCCATCATTAGCAATAATTTTTATTACCAATATCAATCATTTTTCTAGATTGATTTTCTTCGTCAAACATATACTTTTTAATGTAACATAACCTTATGATATAATAGGGTTATGTTACATTGAGGAGGATATTATGAAAACGGTTGAGGCAATTAAAGATGAACGGCAGCTTGCTTTAATGAAAAGATATTTGAGATCTCGTTCAGCTCGTGATTATTGTTTATTTTTGCTAGGAATTAATACAGGGATTCGTATTCATGATTTGCTGCATTTACAAGTGAAAGATGTTATGACTGAGTCAGGCGAAATTCTCCACTACCTTCAATCCTCTGACTATACAGACCCTCCAGTTTATTTTAACGATCATGTTCGTGACTCTTTACGATCTTGTATTCAAGAAAGCTTACTCTGCTTTAATGATTTCCTTTTTAAGTCGAAAAAGACGAATGAACCGATTACTCGTCAGCAAGCTTATCGAATTGTTAATGAAGCAGCAAGACAGGCAGGCATTAACGGTTCAATCGGCACCCACACGCTTCGAAAAACATTCGGTTATCATGCGTATTTGAAAGGAGTTGCGATTTCACTGATTCAAAAAAGACTACAGCACTCCACTTCTACTGAAACACGACAATATATAGGAGTAATAGATCAAAAGTCAGTTCCTATCAAGCTTGACGTAAATTTATAGAAAGTGAGTTGATTGATATGCTTGCTAATATTTTTAATACTGACACATTTATTTTACTTACAGCTATCTTATTTATTGTAGGTGTTTTAATTACAAAATTTTCTGCTCGCTTTGGGGTACCGTCGCTCGTATTTTTTATGATGGTTGGAATGATTATGGGAAGTGACGTATTAAATATCATTCATATTGACTTTGATAACACTGAAACAGTACAAATGATTGGTGTGTTTGCTCTTATTATCATTTTATTTGAAGGGGGGCTTCAAACAAATTGGGAGAGGCTTCGTCCTGTTATTATTCCTTCTCTTTCCCTCGCCACAATGGGTGTTTTGTTAACATCTGGAATCGTTGCAGTTGCCGCAAAGCTTATTCTTGATATTGGCTGGCTGGAAGCGATGCTTTTTGGTGCCATTGTTGGTTCAACAGATGCTGCAGCAGTGTTTGCGGTGCTCAAGGGGCAAAATATTAAGCCGCGAATCGGTGCAACATTAGAAGCAGAATCTGGTACGAATGACCCGATGGCTGTCTTTTTAACAATTGCCATGATTGAATTAATCACGATTCCAGATGTAAATGTTTTGAATATGGTTGGTTCTTTCTTTCTGCAAATGGGTCTTGGACTTATATTAGGTTTAATCTTTGGAAAATTAGCAGTTTTAGCTTTAAACCGTATTAATCTTGATTCAGGCGGTCTTTATCCCGTTTTTGCTACAGCTTTTGCTTTACTCACATACGGTATAACAGCTTCTATGAATGGAAGTGGACTTCTTGCCGTATATGTAGCATCTATTATTATTGGAAATACGGAAATTGCGTACCGCCATTCGATCTTTCGATTTTCAGAGGGATTTGCATGGATGATGCAAATTTTAATGTTTGTGATTTTGGGATTATTAGTTTTCCCATCCGATCTTTTTACATGGGACATTTTCTTCAAAGGAATATTAATCTCATTAGTTCTTATGCTCATTGCTAGACCAATAGCTGTATACTTATCTACAATGAAAATGAATTATACAAATAAAGAATTACTATTTCTCTCATGGGCAGGGTTAAAAGGTGCTGTACCGATTGTTCTTGCTACATTCCCTTTACTGGCAAATATTGAAGGCAGTCAACAAATATTTAATCTTGTTTTTTTCATCGTGCTGACAAGCTGCTTAATTCAAGGTTCAACGATTACAATTTTAGCTGAAAAACTGGGATTAACTGGTCCTGAGAAGACAATTCCTATGCATTCCCTTGAACTTATTTCCCTTGGAAAAGCTGATGTAGAGATGATTGAGTATGAGATGGAGAGCGGCGCGGCAATTGTTGGGAAAAGATTAATCGATATTCCATTTCCAGAAGGTTCATTAGTCAATGCCATTATTCGTAATGATAAGCTCATTACACCTACTGGAAACACAGTCATCAATCCAGGTGATTTTTTATACATTCTTACTTCAAGAAAGAACAAACATCAATTAAAGCAGCTACTACAAGAAAAAAATAATTTATCAGATGAACTAAGCAGGCATGAATTCAGTCACAAGCAGAAAAAAGAACGAACAAGTAGTTAAGTTCGTTCTTTCTTACTGAGAAAAATAGATATGAAGTGATGAGATTGAATACATTATCGTTGAGAATAAAGATCACTTGCTGATTTTGTGTGATTGATAGGATTGATATATTTTTTCCAACTCACTTAATGTTAGTTGGTGTAAAAGGCTTGATTCTTTGTAAATTCCTGCTTCTAAAAGTCTTTTCGCATAAAATTGTTTTTTCTTTTCAATGGCTTCTCTAAGGAATTTGGACATCCGTTTACTCCTTTCTATTGAAATTTTGAGTATGGAAAGTTGATAAATATTACATTTTTAAAACGTTGCGACAGATCCTTTCTTCGCCTCACCAAACCATCATCGATAGGATTGGGATGAAAAAAGATATAAGGGCTGCAGACATTGTCATTCCTACACTGCCTATCGCTCCAGCCTCTTCTCCCCACTGAAATGATTTTCCTACGCCGAGTGCTTGTGCGTTTGCTCCCATGGCCAACCCTTTCGCTAGTTTACTTTTGATATTGAGCCATTCTAAACATCTAGGCCCAAATATGAGGGAAATAAGAGCTGAGGTTAATACAAATAAAATCGTTAACGAAGGGATCCCTCCAAGTGTCTCTGTAACAGATAAAGCAACTGGTAAGGTAACGGACTTAGGGATCAGTGATGCGATGATTTCTGTCTTAAGCTCTAAAGCTTTAGCAGACAACCAAACAAAAGCTATTCCAAGAAAGCTTCCAAACGTGATACTTACAAATATTTTTTGGAAATGTTTTTTGAGGAATGGCCACTGAGTGTACAGCGGCACAGCCATTGATACGACTGCTGTTCCTTGTAGAAGTGAGAATAGACTAGTACCACTGGAATACATCTCAAAATCTACATGTAGGAAAAACAATAGAAGAACGAGAAGAGTGGTTGATGAATATAAAGGGTTTAGCCATGGCTTGTTATATTTTTTAAATAGTTTTAAAGAAAGAAGATAGACGATCCAAGTAATGAACACACTGAACATTGTATGACCCACATAAGACATTAACATTCATCTTCCCCCTTTTTAAACTTTTCAAATAATTGGGCTATATACCCAGTTCCTAAAAGACCTAGCAAACTACTGATGATTAAAACGGCAATAAGTTTCCAACTTTGGCCTTGAAGTATTTTTAGTTTAAATACAATTTCAACAATTTGTGGAATAAACAAAAAAATCATATGTTTAAAATGGAGATCAGCTGCAGGAAAAACCCAATCAATCTTTACAAGTCCGGTATTAAGGGCAATGAGAAGTAAAACCATACCTATAATACTTCCTGGAAACGGAATGTGAAAAAATTTAACAATCTCATTTCCGATGATAAGCGCAGTTAGAATGATGAAAAATTGGAATATTAACCGTAACAGTGGGCAATCCCCTCCCGTGTGTAATCATTATGAAGTTCTCTACAATGATTATTTTATAAAAAACAAATGAAAAAATATCAGAATATGTAAATAAATATTACATAAATTTTTGGATTAATAAGATTTATAATGTTAGAAATTCTTACAAAAATATAGCAAAACAGAATAGATTAACATATATTAAAAATAAGAAATAATAAAGGAGTAGATTCTCATGTCTGCCAAATACGACAATTATAAAGATAAAAAAGTTATTTCAATTGGTACTATGAGTGAAATTACAGGATTATCGGAACGGCAAATCCGTTATTATGAGGAGCGGAAATTGATTTTCCCGCATCGTACAAAAAAAGGAACAAGGAAATACTCTTTCAATGATGTGGAACGATTGATGGAAATTGCTGAAAAGATTGAAGAAGGAGTTCAGACGTTTGAAATTAGAAAAGAGATGTTAAAAAAAGATAAAGAGATCCGTGACAACATGATTCGCGGTCAATTAAATGCAAGATTTGGTATTCCAAAATCACCGTACGATAAGTGATGTTCGTCAAATACTAACCGAAACTGAATGACCTTCCTCCGATCGAATATCGAAGAAAGGTTAAGTATGCTTTTTTATTGATTTTTACTTGACGGGGGAAGATCCCTTTCGGCTTGTGGCTATTATTGTTTCTTCGTTTATTATAAATGTTCCTCTAATCTTTCCTCCATAATTAATAGATAATCTCCCACTATATTGATTGTATTCAGTTGCTGTGTATAGGCCAAGGATATACCTCATTTTCATATTTTATTAAAATATGAAATTCGGGGACACCCTTTCTTTTATGAAAGGCTGTTTTCGTAAACTTTGTTGCTTTTCGACTGTCCATGAACCGAACAAGCACGTGGTCGGTCAAATTACATTTGTCCGACCATCGCCTTTTTGTTCGGTTCACGTCACACTAAAGTGTGACATAGCAAGCATGTCGCTTGCCTAGACAGTCGAAAAGCTATAGTTGTAAAGCAACAATCTTTTAGAATAGGGCCTTATGAAAAGAAAATGTTTCTTCAATTGCATTCTTTAACTGCTTCCGTGAATAGTCCGTTTCTTCTGTTCTACATTGAATCGATATTGATGATGAAATAGATTTTACGATTCGTTTACAATTTCTTAAAGTTGGATTTATATGTGGTTTACATTGGACTTTTATACTTAAGTCGTAAACAATCAACAAAAACCGAAAACAAATCACATTAAAAGGAGTATGGGAAATGAGATACTGGAATGGAAATGTGAGAAGGTTTATCGCTGCGTTTGTTTTAGGTGTTAGTGTATTAGGTTTGGGTGCATGTAGCGAGCAAAATGACACGGCTTCAACAGAAGAGATCGATGCAAATTCTCTCAAACTGGATGACATTATCGAAAAAGCAAAACAAGAAGGAGAAGTCAATAGTGTAGGGATGCCTGACACTTGGGCAAACTGGGGAGAAACTTGGAAGGAAATTTCAGAAGAATACGGGTTAAGCCACACAGATACAGATATGTCTAGTGCAGAAGAGATTGCTAAATTTGAAGCGGAAAAAGAAAATGCGACGGCAGACATTGGGGATGTTGGGATTTCATTCGGCCCAGTAGCAGAAGAAAAAGGATTAACCATTCCATATAAAACACAATACTGGGATGAGATTCCGGAATGGGCAAAAGATGATAATGGTGATTGGATTGTAGGATATCAAGGAACCATTGCCTTTTTAACAAATAAAGAGCTTGTGAAAAACCCACCGAAATCATGGGAAGATCTTTTAAATGGAGATTATAAAGTAACAATCGGTGATGTTCAGCGTGCAACTCAAGCACAAATGGCAGTATTAGCAGCAGCAATGGGACATGGTGGAGATGAGACGAACATTCAACCAGGCATCGATTACTTTGCACAAATTGCAAAACAAGGTCGTCTAAGCTTAACAGATCCGTCTGTTGCGATGATTGAAAAAGGTGAAGTAGAAGTAGCGATTTTATGGGATTTTAATGCATTAGGTTATGCGGATGAAATTAATCGTGAACAATTTGAGGTTACTATTCCAGAAGAAGGATCTGTTGTAAGTGGTTACGCAACGATTATTAATAAATATGCAAAACATCCACATGCTGCTATGTTAACGAGAGATTTTATTTTAAGCGATGAAGGACAAATTAACTTAGCAAAAGGATATGCTCGTCCGATTCGTGATGTAGAATTACCTGAAGAGGTAGCAGCAAAAATGGTGCCAAAAGAACAATATAAAAATGCGAAGCCAGTAGGGGACTATAAAGTGTGGGAAGAGACTGCTGCACAATTACCACAAAAATGGCAAGAAGAGGTGCTCGTACATGTCAAATAAAGTCATAGCTGTTGTGATAGACGGTTTACGCTATGACAAAGCTTCCGAAGCTCTTGGATATATCCAACATCTTGTTGAAGCAAATCAGGCGGCTTTCTATAAAGTGAAGTCAGAATTACCAAGCTTATCTCGCCCCTTATATGAAGTGCTATTAACGGGTACAAAAGCATCTGAAAATGGAATTACAGCAAATCAAATCGTGCGTTTATCAAAAGAAAAAAGCTTGTTCCATCTAACGAAAGAAAATGGGTTGAGAAATGCAGCTGCCGCTTATTATTGGGTAAGTGAGTTATATAATCGCGCTCCCTTTGATTTCATAGAAGATCGCCTGCAAATAGATGAGTCGAAACCGATTCAATACGGTTCTTTCTACTGGGAAGATGATTATCCAGACTCCCACTTATTGGCTGATGCAGAAAGCTTAAGAAGAAAATATAATCCTGACTTTTTATACATTCATCCAATGGGAGCCGATTTAAAAGGTGAACAATTTGGTTCAGAGTCTAAAGAATATCGAGAGCAAGTTTTGAGGATTGGTCAATTGTTAGCCCAGCTTGTTCCGATTTGGATGAAAGAAGGATATCACATTGTCATTACATCTGACCATGGTATGAGCGAAAGCGGTAATCATGGTGGAACAACTCAAGGGGAACGTGAAGTGCCTTTATTTATCATTAGTTCAGAGGTTGAACCGGGTGTTTATGAGGAAGAAGTACCGCAATTAGCAATTGCACCGTTAGTGTGTCAATTATTAGAGATTGAACCATCTGAAAAAATGATCCCTTATACGTTGCCAGGATTAAAAAAAGAGAAGGTGATCCATTAACGAGGAGAACCTTAAAAAGAAAAAATTCCCTCAATTTTTATCATAAAATAAATCGTAGTTTGTAGATAAAGTCTACATAGAACAAATTTTCAGGCTGAATGAAAACTCATGTCCCGAGGCATGAGCCCGATGAGTAGCGGATTTACCAAGTACGGTAATGAAGTGCGATACGGGCAAAGTGACAAAGAATGCAAGCGTTTGTGGGCAGTCTGAATCGATCTAGCGATAAGCTAGGTCGATTCTACCATTTTAATAGATCATAATCCTTTGGTAATCGTGAAAAGTTTTTAAAATGCTTAAAAGGAGCGGAAACGCCATTGAAAAAATCTAAAAAGCAGCAAGTGATGTTCATTGGTATGTTCATACCGTTTATTTTGCTCGTTATCGGCTTTGAGCTAGGACCGTTATTGGCAATGGTGCGAAATAGTTTTATGGCCGATGATGGGGTGACCCCATCCATCATTCAGTTCAAAACGGTTTTTCAAAATGCTTATTACTTGCAGGCGATCAAAAATAGTGTTGTCATTTCGTTCATTTCAGCCATTACATCAATCGTCTTAGCGACTATATGCGCATATTCGATTACACGTTTTTCAACGAAGGTTCAAGATCGTATGATGATGATTGCCAATATGACATCAAATTTTGAAGGAATTCCACTTTCCTTTTCCTATATTATTTTACTCGGAAGCAACGGGTTATTTACGATTCTTTTCTCTAAACTTGGGTTAGATGTGTTTGCACAATTTAATCTTTATTCATGGACGGGTTTAATTCTCGTCTATGTGTACTTTCAAATTCCTTTAGCCATCATGCTTATTTATCCAGCGTATTACGGAATTGAGCAGCAATGGAAAGAGGCAGCAGCCTTGTTGGGTGCGACAAATGCTCGGTTTTGGTTCCATATCGGGATTCCATATTTGTTGCCAAGTATTGTAGGTACATTTAGCATTTTGTTTGCAAACGCGATGGGAGCTTATGCGACGGCATATGCCCTTGTAGGCAGCAATTACAATTTATTATCCTTACAAATCGCTTCACTTGTCGCAAGTGATGTAACGCTCAAGCCGCAATTAGGAAGTGCGCTTGGAGTGCTTTTAGCAGCCACAATGCTAGGTGCCATGTGGATCAATGAGCGAATGATGAGACGTGTAAGGAGAGACTTATAACATGAAAACGATGAAGCTATACCACAAGATCATTTTAACATTGTTATCCATTTATTTATTAGTACCACTTGTTGCTACATTGTTATTTTCATTAGCTGGTAAATGGGACCATACTATTTTGCCTGAATATTTCACATGGCAATGGTACGGTGAATTATTGACGGATCAACGATTTTTCCAAGCATTACAAAGATCGTTATTTCTTATTATCATGACAGTGGTGCTAAGTATTGTCGTCATGCTTCCAACCATTTTTATTGTGACGGTGTATTTCAGTAGGTGGGAAAGGCTTCTTCAAGCGATCGCTATGCTGCCATACGGAATTCCACCGATCGTCGGAGCGGTAGGTTTATTAAAGCTTTATTCAGGTGGACCTTTTCAACTATCAGGAACCCCATGGATTTTAGTAGGGGCATACTTTGTGATTACGCTTCCTTTTATGTATCAAGGAATTCGAAATAGTTTACGAACAGTAAATGCGGTCGAATTAGCAAGTGCAGCCGAGCTGCTTGGAGCAACGAAGTTTCAAGCCTTTCGAAAAGTCATCATGCCGAATATTATGCCAGGAATATTAGTGTCCGCTTTATTATCGATTGCACTCATGTTTAGTGAATTTGCATTAGCTAACCTTCTTGTTGGAGGACGCTTTGAAACGGTTCAAATTTACTTATATCAAAAATTAAATAAAAGCGGCCATATCACAAGTGCTATAGTCATTACGTATTATTCCATCATCTTCCTTTTAACATGGGCGATCTTAAAGTTAAGAAATAAACCGAAGCTAAATATGAGGCGATTCAATAAAGAGGTTAAGACGGTTGTAAAATCGGAAAGTAAAAACAGTCTCATAAAGGGTGAACATATATGAGTTATTTAAATATTGATGAAGTTTCAAAAAGTTATCATCAAAATCAAGTATTAAATGATGTTTCCTTATCACTGAAGCAAGGGGAATTTGCAACCCTATTAGGACAAAGTGGATGCGGAAAGAGTACATTACTACGTTCAATAGCAGGACTTGTTGAAATTGATAAAGGGGCGATTACGGTTGATGGAAAAGATATTACAAATGTTGAGCCTCGCAATCGGGAAATCGGGATGGTATTTCAATCTTATGCTCTTTTTCCGAATATGACCGTTTTAGACAATATTGCTTTTGGATTAAAAATGAAGAAGAAAAAGAACATTAAGCATAAAGTGAATCGGATGATTGAGATGATGGACTTATGCGGAAAAGAGGATTCTTATCCACACGAATTGTCAGGGGGACAACAACAACGTGTAGCTTTAGCGAGAAGTCTCGTGTTAGAGCCAAAAGTGTTGCTTTTAGATGAACCGCTCAGTGCATTAGATGCCAAGATTCGCAAAAACTTGCAGCAAGAATTAAAACGAATTCAACGAGAATTTCAAATTACCACCATCTTTGTTACTCATGATCAAGAAGAAGCAATGACGATGTCCGATACGATTTACATTATGAATGAAGGAAATATTGTGCAAAGCGGAACGCCGAGCGATATTTATACATCACCTGCCAACTCATTTGTAGCAAAATTTATCGGAAACTACAATCTATTGTCAATAGAAAAATTTCATCAAATGATCAAAAAGGAAGAATTAGTTGGAAAAGAAGTAGCCATTCGACCAGAAGTCATTGAATTAATAAGTGGTTCGAAGGAGATGCCGAACGATGAGAAGAAATGGACAGCGGACGGAACAATACTGGATGTATCCATGATAGGAAATGTATTACGGTATGAAATAGATGTGAATGGGGTATTGTTGCATGCCGACCATTTGCATCACCGCGACAATATGTTCAAGCAAGGAGATCATGTTAAAGTTGCCATTTCGAAATCGGAATGTGTTGTGTTTTAAAGGAGGAAACGAGCCGTGTATACCATACTGCCAGAGGAGCGAAAAAATGCGATCATTCAAGAATTAGAACGTACAGGGAAAGTGAAG
This window harbors:
- a CDS encoding putative spermidine/putrescine transport system substrate-binding protein (product_source=KO:K02055; cath_funfam=3.40.190.10; cleavage_site_network=SignalP-noTM; cog=COG1840; ko=KO:K02055; pfam=PF13343; superfamily=53850) yields the protein MRYWNGNVRRFIAAFVLGVSVLGLGACSEQNDTASTEEIDANSLKLDDIIEKAKQEGEVNSVGMPDTWANWGETWKEISEEYGLSHTDTDMSSAEEIAKFEAEKENATADIGDVGISFGPVAEEKGLTIPYKTQYWDEIPEWAKDDNGDWIVGYQGTIAFLTNKELVKNPPKSWEDLLNGDYKVTIGDVQRATQAQMAVLAAAMGHGGDETNIQPGIDYFAQIAKQGRLSLTDPSVAMIEKGEVEVAILWDFNALGYADEINREQFEVTIPEEGSVVSGYATIINKYAKHPHAAMLTRDFILSDEGQINLAKGYARPIRDVELPEEVAAKMVPKEQYKNAKPVGDYKVWEETAAQLPQKWQEEVLVHVK
- a CDS encoding putative AlkP superfamily pyrophosphatase or phosphodiesterase (product_source=COG1524; cath_funfam=3.40.720.10; cog=COG1524; pfam=PF01663; superfamily=53649); this encodes MSNKVIAVVIDGLRYDKASEALGYIQHLVEANQAAFYKVKSELPSLSRPLYEVLLTGTKASENGITANQIVRLSKEKSLFHLTKENGLRNAAAAYYWVSELYNRAPFDFIEDRLQIDESKPIQYGSFYWEDDYPDSHLLADAESLRRKYNPDFLYIHPMGADLKGEQFGSESKEYREQVLRIGQLLAQLVPIWMKEGYHIVITSDHGMSESGNHGGTTQGEREVPLFIISSEVEPGVYEEEVPQLAIAPLVCQLLEIEPSEKMIPYTLPGLKKEKVIH
- a CDS encoding putative spermidine/putrescine transport system permease protein (product_source=KO:K02054; cath_funfam=1.10.3720.10; cog=COG4132; ko=KO:K02054; pfam=PF00528; superfamily=161098; transmembrane_helix_parts=Inside_1_11,TMhelix_12_34,Outside_35_66,TMhelix_67_89,Inside_90_109,TMhelix_110_132,Outside_133_151,TMhelix_152_174,Inside_175_192,TMhelix_193_215,Outside_216_251,TMhelix_252_271,Inside_272_283), whose amino-acid sequence is MKKSKKQQVMFIGMFIPFILLVIGFELGPLLAMVRNSFMADDGVTPSIIQFKTVFQNAYYLQAIKNSVVISFISAITSIVLATICAYSITRFSTKVQDRMMMIANMTSNFEGIPLSFSYIILLGSNGLFTILFSKLGLDVFAQFNLYSWTGLILVYVYFQIPLAIMLIYPAYYGIEQQWKEAAALLGATNARFWFHIGIPYLLPSIVGTFSILFANAMGAYATAYALVGSNYNLLSLQIASLVASDVTLKPQLGSALGVLLAATMLGAMWINERMMRRVRRDL
- a CDS encoding putative spermidine/putrescine transport system permease protein (product_source=KO:K02053; cath_funfam=1.10.3720.10; cog=COG1177; ko=KO:K02053; pfam=PF00528; superfamily=161098; transmembrane_helix_parts=Inside_1_6,TMhelix_7_29,Outside_30_66,TMhelix_67_89,Inside_90_95,TMhelix_96_118,Outside_119_127,TMhelix_128_150,Inside_151_180,TMhelix_181_203,Outside_204_232,TMhelix_233_255,Inside_256_288) is translated as MKTMKLYHKIILTLLSIYLLVPLVATLLFSLAGKWDHTILPEYFTWQWYGELLTDQRFFQALQRSLFLIIMTVVLSIVVMLPTIFIVTVYFSRWERLLQAIAMLPYGIPPIVGAVGLLKLYSGGPFQLSGTPWILVGAYFVITLPFMYQGIRNSLRTVNAVELASAAELLGATKFQAFRKVIMPNIMPGILVSALLSIALMFSEFALANLLVGGRFETVQIYLYQKLNKSGHITSAIVITYYSIIFLLTWAILKLRNKPKLNMRRFNKEVKTVVKSESKNSLIKGEHI